One part of the Micrococcus sp. 2A genome encodes these proteins:
- a CDS encoding M20/M25/M40 family metallo-hydrolase, with translation MIDSPAEKPTAPRTESPAADVVEICRGLIRIDTTNRGGNVSVGEPEAAAFCGRLMEQAGMTPRFFESAPGRVSVVGHLPGWDADAPGLVLHGHTDVVPAEAAEWSVDPFGAELKDGMVWGRGAVDMKGMDAMILSVLLHLARTGRRPRRPLTVAFFADEEAGGVYGATWMVEHHPEVFAGCTDAISEVGGFSTEVAGTRAYLVQTAEKGLMWLNLRSAGAPGHGSAPHEDNAVTHLAGALERIGRHEWPLTYTKTTRQLLEQVAEIMGVPFDETDPAPQLEALGQARTWVTGTLRTSSNPTGMTAGYKHNVIPSTATGTVDVRPLPGEEEQTLATLAELAGPHVEFEPEHRDIGLEVPFSGDLVELMVEALRHEDPEAEVLPFMLGGGTDNKSLSRLGITGYGFSPLRLPPDLAFTSLFHGIDERVPVDALEFGCRVLARMLEPRP, from the coding sequence ATGATCGATTCCCCCGCCGAGAAGCCCACCGCCCCCCGCACCGAGTCCCCCGCGGCCGACGTCGTCGAGATCTGCCGCGGCCTGATCCGCATCGACACCACCAACCGCGGCGGCAACGTGTCCGTGGGCGAGCCGGAGGCCGCCGCCTTCTGCGGGAGGCTCATGGAGCAGGCGGGGATGACCCCGCGGTTCTTCGAGTCCGCACCCGGGCGCGTCTCCGTCGTCGGGCACCTGCCGGGCTGGGACGCGGATGCCCCCGGCCTCGTGCTCCACGGCCACACCGACGTGGTGCCGGCCGAGGCCGCCGAGTGGAGCGTGGACCCCTTCGGCGCGGAGCTGAAGGACGGGATGGTCTGGGGCCGAGGCGCGGTGGACATGAAGGGGATGGACGCGATGATCCTCTCCGTCCTCCTGCACCTCGCCCGCACCGGCCGCCGCCCGCGCCGCCCGCTCACCGTCGCGTTCTTCGCGGACGAGGAGGCCGGCGGCGTGTACGGCGCGACGTGGATGGTGGAGCACCACCCGGAGGTCTTCGCGGGGTGCACGGACGCGATCAGCGAGGTGGGGGGCTTCTCCACCGAGGTGGCCGGCACCCGCGCCTACCTCGTGCAGACCGCGGAGAAGGGCCTGATGTGGCTCAACCTGCGGTCGGCCGGCGCTCCGGGCCACGGCTCCGCCCCGCACGAGGACAACGCGGTCACCCACCTGGCCGGCGCGCTCGAGCGGATCGGCCGCCACGAGTGGCCGCTGACCTACACGAAGACCACCCGTCAGCTGCTGGAGCAGGTGGCCGAGATCATGGGCGTCCCGTTCGACGAGACGGACCCCGCCCCGCAGCTCGAGGCCCTCGGCCAGGCCCGCACGTGGGTCACCGGCACGCTGCGCACCTCGTCCAACCCCACCGGCATGACCGCCGGGTACAAGCACAACGTGATCCCGTCCACGGCGACGGGCACGGTGGACGTGCGCCCCCTGCCGGGGGAGGAGGAGCAGACGCTCGCGACCCTCGCCGAGCTCGCCGGACCCCACGTGGAGTTCGAGCCGGAGCACCGGGACATCGGCCTCGAGGTCCCGTTCTCGGGCGACCTCGTGGAGCTCATGGTCGAGGCGCTGCGGCACGAGGACCCCGAGGCCGAGGTGCTGCCCTTCATGCTGGGCGGCGGCACGGACAACAAGTCGCTCTCCCGCCTGGGCATCACCGGCTACGGGTTCTCCCCGCTGCGCCTGCCCCCGGACCTCGCGTTCACCTCGCTCTTCCACGGCATCGACGAGCGCGTGCCGGTGGACGCGCTCG